A section of the Telopea speciosissima isolate NSW1024214 ecotype Mountain lineage chromosome 3, Tspe_v1, whole genome shotgun sequence genome encodes:
- the LOC122654810 gene encoding TBC1 domain family member 13-like yields MVKKRVPEWLNNSLWSSNPSIDDERLLRYASKLSIPTSEPATEPPIPERPPKPQQEPEEAPKPEIKDSERDDEQSTISHEDISRQSQLLAELSRKVINLRELRRLASHGIPAGAGIRHTVWKILLGYLPCDRSLWATELTKKRSQYKRFKEELLVNPSEITRKLDKSAGLENDESKCERRGLLPRSEIPHGEHPLSLGTTSIWNQFFQDTEIIEQIDRDVKRTHPDMHFFSGDSSIARSNQDALKNILIVFAKLNPGIRYVQGMNEVLAPLFYVFRNDPDEEIAASAEADTFFCFVELLSGFRDNFCQQLDNSIVGIRSTITRLSKLLKEHDEELWRHLEVTTKVNPQFYAFRWITLLLTQEFNFTEILHIWDTLLSDPEGPQETLLRICCAMLILVRRRLLAGDFTSNLKLLQHYPSTNISHLLYVADKLRAVV; encoded by the exons ATGGTAAAGAAGCGCGTACCAGAGTGGCTCAACAATTCTCTATGGTCTTCTAATCCTTCAATCGACGACGAGCGTCTCCTCCGATACGCTTCCAAACTTTCAATTCCCACGTCCGAACCTGCCACCGAACCACCGATTCCTGAGCGTCCTCCCAAACCCCAACAAGAACCAGAAGAAGCGCCGAAACCGGAGATCAAAGATTCCGAACGGGATGATGAACAAAGCACTATCTCACATGAGGACATCTCTCGCCAATCTCAGCTCTTAGCCGAG CTTTCGAGGAAGGTTATAAATTTGCGCGAGTTGAGGAGATTAGCATCGCATGGGATACCAGCTGGGGCTGGAATCCGCCATACAGTGTGGAAg ATCCTACTAGGGTATTTGCCATGTGATCGCAGCTTGTGGGCGACTGAGCTGACTAAAAAACGCTCTCAGTACAAGCGTTTTAAAGAGGAACTTCTGGTGAATCCT TCAGAAATCACAAGGAAGCTGGACAAATCCGCTGGTCTTGAAAATGATGAGTCAAAATGTGAACGGAGAGGCTTGCTTCCAAGATCAGAAATTCCTCATGGAGAGCATCCATTGAGCCTTGGAACGACCAGTATTTGGAATCAATTCTTCCAG GACACAGAAATCATAGAGCAAATTGACCGGGATGTGAAGCGGACGCATCCAGACATGCACTTTTTCTCAGGGGACTCTTCCATTGCGAGATCAAATCAG GATGCCTTGAAAAATATATTGATAGTATTTGCAAAGTTGAATCCGGGTATTAGATATGTACAGGGGATGAATGAAGTTTTGGCACCTTTGTTCTATGTATTCAGGAATGACCCAGATGAAGAAATTGCG GCCTCTGCAGAAGCAGacacatttttttgttttgttgagtTGTTAAGTGGATTCCGTGACAATTTTTGTCAGCAACTTGACAATAGTATTGTTGGTATCCGTTCCACGATTACAAGGTTATCAAAGCTTTTGAAGGAGCATGATGAAGAGCTTTGGCGTCATCTTGAGGTCACAACCAAA GTCAATCCACAATTCTACGCATTTAGATGGATAACCCTACTGTTGACTCAAGAATTCAATTTCACAGAGATTCTTCATATTTGGGACACACTTTTAAGTGACCCTGAGGGTCCTCAG GAAACCCTGCTCAGAATATGCTGTGCCATGCTGATTCTTGTCCGGAGGCGTTTACTTGCGGGTGATTTCACTTCAAATCTCAAGCTTCTTCAGCACTACCCATCAACGAATATCAGTCACCTACTCTATGTTGCTGACAAGTTGCGTGCTGTCGTATAA